The following coding sequences are from one Chaetodon trifascialis isolate fChaTrf1 chromosome 24, fChaTrf1.hap1, whole genome shotgun sequence window:
- the LOC139352010 gene encoding protein Shroom2-like isoform X1, with translation MVDVVSPRTMPSETEVHVARSFLTKILRSSMRKNRFRQGKNDPGSRPHTWHSSKLTEEESEPAKREATPAPVWQTKHEARPKELSTQRDKDTANQLTSQFSSVNNMERLERPSHPYPHGHLSPTKYTSSAEPLCGPGAKRDSALSCFSSSTSPPVHDSSTSGKKGTNTENIFFKGLQSEGPQQAERPRYLQPTLGNGGWEGSRAEEQPASRVSIAGRPTIGPVWQVPEKKKSQSPPPPPPPLRSDSFAATKVFPYSEGPSGPAKSKGRSIEKLTESNDQNSLRCQKEKTSEARHSINPVPTRDFLHPNMAADHNHNQLHPNKLFSLSSNDVRQPHYTQRPAHQRQFSDESPLYLQTRSAPSTKIQSVGSYYRSLQDLPTNAFSRKQVHHSIASMTSSAANPNLENGGHNRFYGLASKHSVQTAELQSRQGKAESRRGEIEKLHWVNSNEPGFPSSLKTDIKAKYSLSHFQMPYSENKERNGHSHLGNGPHYDHQTSDLSVQSHSPEDAGKRGEGHSNDMKRHFPTHQSNDHKVSLSRHKDPWVPQEDHRISPLKTPLLHSLAQESRTLAERQPAAMTTGVMSTQDASDVLAASSGKSNRRSDRYATTLRNEILQKRAQLQKSRSAATLTCDAEDEEAEEWRSTKTSTSSGVSFSNTYKDHLKEAQARVLQATSFQRRDLEPLWPEAPVVKSSNGRIRGRKRFLLAKRTHSFSEPDKIDKVGVEGEPQTGSFGERRKFFEAKPAFSRPVLKSSQGTNLNADVGETGKPKERTPTGEPEEAHPSADPNHLSPGLKQVLLEQQRLGTFAEYQATWNNNKKSSEAKTQGRYHSAENILDADAEEKAVCVHERSRSSPSADFYTQNIPSPWREPHRQQGSHTSRGKAESRLRYQPDHSPQSASSVPRNEGPGPGLSDHRPKPDADNPSHTAQSSGPRSLSPSVGSQLPQTKSLLPPPRPHLGPETTSSSQEFLAGAHADPAELQPLSSSDTQHHPIAQKSSAGPTPASSPHLSGMSAADASRGGVENEEEQPQPPSSSSLSSSWTAALSLPEDRVRSPSPQFAPLRLTDKPPAVFVQDDSLLRSEGELKLPAEMNSPARKVPVRIVHAESSSEREGRAYLPQSSESCSTFELPPHIPYLSTAQRPASSLFSTYTRQNHQDSVVPESAQESNSVGAQHSQEDAKREELARDIMGKDKSLVDILDQSGRMTTMDLMEGLFPTEEQILEGALQRRRASSGSRLPTSSPRSMDRREEEDVSVSAAASLVPSSSYYNTSAPKAELLIKMKDMQEQLEEQDSEDELDVDLASKKQELISSLAGKLEVLREARHSLQEDVEDNEALGREVEATVQRLCQPNQHDKFRMFVGDLDKVVSLLLSLSGRLARVENALNSLEEDAPPEEKRTLTEKRKLLMRQHEDAKELKENLDRRERLVFSIMEAHLDAESLDDYRHFVKMKSALIIEQRKLEDKIKLGEEQLKCLVDSLPLEQRPPL, from the exons ATGGTTGATGTTGTATCGCCACGCACAATGCCGTCAGAGACCGAGGTGCACGTGGCGAGGAGCTTTCTCACCAAGATTTTGCGAAGCTCTATGAG GAAAAACCGCTTCAGGCAAGG GAAGAATGATCCGGGCTCGCGGCCCCATACCTGGCACTCCTCCAAGCTGACAGAGGAAGAGTCAGAGCCTGCCAAGAGAGAGGCCACCCCAGCACCAGTGTGGCAGACAAAACATGAAGCAAG GCCCAAAGAGTTGTCTACTCAACGGGACAAGGACACCGCGAATCAGCTAACCAGCCAGTTCAGCTCAGTGAACAACATGGAGAGACTGGAGCGTCCCTCTCATCCCTACCCCCATGGCCATCTTTCACCAACAAAATACACCAGTAGTGCTGAGCCGCTCTGTGGACCAGGAGCCAAAAGGGACTCCGCGTTGAGCTGTTTCTCTAGCAGTACCAGCCCTCCTGTTCATGACTCCAGCACATCTGGTAAGAAGGGCACcaacactgaaaatattttcttcaaGGGTCTTCAGAGTGAAGGGCCTCAGCAGGCCGAGCGCCCCCGGTACCTGCAGCCAACACTGGGGAATGGAGGCTGGGAGGGTTCACGGGCCGAGGAGCAGCCTGCCTCCCGGGTGTCCATTGCAGGCAGACCCACCATCGGTCCAGTATGGCAGGTACCAGAGAAAAAGAAGTCCcagtctcctcctccaccacctcctcccctgCGCAGTGACAGCTTTGCTGCCACAAAGGTGTTCCCTTACTCTGAAGGGCCCAGTGGTCCAGCAAAAAGCAAAGGCAGGTCCATtgaaaaactgacagaaagtAACGATCAGAACAGCCTCAGATGTCAAAAGGAAAAAACCTCAGAGGCCAGACACAGCATCAACCCCGTGCCCACCAGAGACTTCCTCCATCCCAACATGGCAGCTGACCACAACCACAACCAGCTGCACCCCAATAaactcttctctctgtccagcAATGATGTCAGACAGCCTCATTACACCCAAAGACCTGCACACCAGAGGCAGTTCAGTGACGAAAGCCCCCTGTATCTGCAGACCAGATCAGCTCCTTCCACCAAGATTCAGAGTGTAGGAAGTTACTATCGCAGCCTCCAGGATCTGCCCACAAACGCCTTCAGCCGCAAACAGGTCCATCACTCCATAGCATCCATGACAAGTTCTGCTGCAAACCCAAACCTGGAGAACGGGGGGCACAACAGATTTTACGGCCTGGCAAGCAAGCATTCGGTTCAGACTGCCGAGCTTCAGTCCCGGCAGGGCAAAGCAGAGAGTCGGAGGGGGGAAATAGAGAAACTCCACTGGGTAAACAGCAATGAACCGGGCTTTCCAAGTTCCTTGAAGACTGACATTAAGGCAAAGTACTCCCTATCTCACTTCCAGATGCCTTACAGTGAAAATAAGGAGCGCAACGGCCATTCCCATTTGGGGAATGGTCCACATTATGACCACCAAACCTCTGATCTTTCTGTTCAGAGCCACAGCCCAGAGGATGCTGGGAAGAGAGGTGAAGGACACTCTAATGACATGAAGAGACACTTCCCAACACATCAAAGTAATGATCATAAGGTCAGTCTTTCAAGGCACAAAGACCCATGGGTGCCTCAAGAAGATCACAGAATTTCCCCACTGAAAACTCCACTTCTGCACTCCCTGGCCCAGGAGAGTAGGACTCTGGCTGAGAGGCAACCAGCAGCTATGACCACGGGTGTCATGTCCACCCAGGATGCCAGTGACGTCCTGGCCGCCAGCAGTGGAAAATCAAATCGGCGCAGCGACCGTTACGCCACCACCCTCCGCAATGAGATCCTGCAAAAGCGAGCCCAGCTGCAAAAGAGCCGCAGTGCTGCAACCCTGACATGTGatgcagaggatgaggaggcagaggagtggAGATCCACAAAGACTTCTACATCTTCTGGTGTCTCCTTCTCCAACACCTACAAGGACCACCTGAAAGAGGCACAGGCCAGGGTCCTCCAGGCTACCTCCTTCCAAAGACGAGACCTTGAGCCTCTTTGGCCAGAGGCACCGGTAGTTAAAAGCTCCAATGGACGCATTAGAGGACGTAAGCGTTTCCTCCTGGCCAAGAGGACGCACTCCTTCTCAGAGCCTGATAAAATAGACAAAGTTGGAGTGGAGGGAGAACCTCAAACAGGTTCTTTCGGGGAGCGGAGGAAGTTCTTTGAGGCCAAACCGGCATTTTCCAGGCCTGTGCTGAAGTCCAGTCAGGGTACAAATTTAAATGCAGATGTTGGTGAGACAGGCAAACCCAAAGAGAGAACTCCCACTGGAGAGCCTGAGGAGGCTCACCCATCCGCAGACCCCAACCACCTCAGCCCTGGACTTAAGCAGGTCTTACTTGAACAACAAAGGCTGGGGACCTTCGCTGAGTACCAGGCCACCTGGAACAATAACAAGAAGTCATCAGAGGCCAAAACACAGGGGAGGTATCACTCAGCAGAGAACATCTTGGATGCAGATGCCGAGGAGAAGGCTGTGTGCGTCCACGAGAGATCCCGATCTTCTCCTTCTGCAGACTTCTATACACAG AATATTCCTTCACCATGGAGAGAGCCTCACAGGCAGCAGGGCAGTCACACCAGCAG AGGAAAAGCTGAGAGCAGGCTGCGATACCAGCCGGACCACAGCCCACAGTCGGCCTCGTCAGTCCCCAGAAACGAGGGCCCGGGCCCAGGCCTCAGTGACCACAGGCCCAAACCAGACGCTGACAATCCCTCCCACACCGCACAATCCTCAGGCCCTCGCAGCCTCAGCCCCAGCGTTGGCTCCCAGCTTCCACAAACCAAGAGCCTCCTGCCGCCGCCCAGGCCCCATTTAGGCCCAGAAACCACATCCTCCTCCCAGGAATTCCTCGCTGGCGCCCATGCAGACCCGGCAGAGCTCCAGCCTCTGTCCAGCTCTGACACCCAGCATCATCCAATTGCCCAGAAGTCCTCCGCCGGCCCCACTCCAGCCAGCTCGCCTCACCTCAGCGGGATGTCTGCAGCAGACGCGAGCAGAGGAGGTGTAGAAAACGAAGAGGAACAACCGCAGccaccttcctcttcatccctgtcctcctcctggaCAGCCGCTTTGTCTCTTCCTGAAGATCGAGTCCGGTCTCCCTCGCCACAGTTTGCACCACTGAGACTGACGGACAAACCGCCGGCCGTGTTCGTGCAGGATGACTCACTGCTCAG GTCAGAAGGTGAACTGAAACTCCCTGCAGAGATGAACAGTCCGGCAAGAAAAGTCCCTGTGAGGATCGTCCACGCTGAGAGCAGCTCGGAGCGAGAGGGCAGGGCCTACCTGCCTCAGAGCAGCGAGTCCTGCAGCACCTTCGAGCTGCCGCCCCACATCCCTTACCTGAGCACCGCACAGCGCCCCGCCTCGTCCCTGTTCAGCACCTACACCCGCCAGAACCATCAAGACTCTGTGGTCCCGGAGTCAGCCCAAGAGTCGAATTCAGTGGGGGCTCAGCATTCACAGGAGGACGCCAAAAGGGAGGAGCTGGCCAGGGACATTATGGGTAAAGACAAGTCCCTGGTGGACATTCTGGACCAGAGTGGCAGGATGACCACCATGGACCTGATGGAAGGACTCTTCCCCACAGAGGAGCAGATCCTGGAGGGGGCTCTCCAGCGCAGGAGGGCCTCCTCTGGCTCCAGGCTGCCCACCTCATCCCCCAGGAGCATGGACAG gagggaggaggaggatgtgtctgtatcagcagcagcctccctGGTCCCTAGCTCCTCCTACTACAACACATCTGCTCCCAAAGCCGAGCTCCTCATCAAGATGAAGGACAtgcaagagcagctggaggagcaggacTCTGAGGACGAGCTGGACGTCGACCTCGCCAGTAAAAAG CAAGAGCTGATCTCCAGCCTGGCGGGGAAGCTGGAGGTGCTGCGGGAGGCACGGCACAGTCTGCAGGAGGACGTGGAGGATAACGAGGCTCTGGGTCGCGAGGTGGAGGCCACCGTGCAGCGCCTCTGTCAGCCCAACCAGCACGACAAGTTCCGCATGTTTGTGGGCGACCTGGACAAGGTGGTGAGCCTGCTGCTGTCGCTGTCGGGGCGGCTCGCTCGGGTGGAGAATGCCCTCAACAGCCTGGAGGAGGACGCTCCGCCAGAGGAGAAG CGAACCCTGACAGAGAAGCGCAAGCTGCTGATGCGGCAGCACGAGGATGCcaaggagctgaaggagaacCTGGACCGCCGTGAGCGGCTGGTTTTCAGCATCATGGAGGCCCACCTGGACGCAGAGAGTCTGGACGACTACCGCCACTTTGTGAAGATGAAGTCGGCCCTCATCATCGAGCAGCGTAAACTAGAGGACAAGATCAAGCTGGGCGAGGAGCAGCTGAAGTGCCTGGTGGACAGTCTGCCTCTGGAGCAGAGGCCGCCGCTCTGA
- the LOC139352010 gene encoding protein Shroom2-like isoform X2, translating into MEWPSVLLQARSPPLFAGGVVRSVLPRKNDPGSRPHTWHSSKLTEEESEPAKREATPAPVWQTKHEARPKELSTQRDKDTANQLTSQFSSVNNMERLERPSHPYPHGHLSPTKYTSSAEPLCGPGAKRDSALSCFSSSTSPPVHDSSTSGKKGTNTENIFFKGLQSEGPQQAERPRYLQPTLGNGGWEGSRAEEQPASRVSIAGRPTIGPVWQVPEKKKSQSPPPPPPPLRSDSFAATKVFPYSEGPSGPAKSKGRSIEKLTESNDQNSLRCQKEKTSEARHSINPVPTRDFLHPNMAADHNHNQLHPNKLFSLSSNDVRQPHYTQRPAHQRQFSDESPLYLQTRSAPSTKIQSVGSYYRSLQDLPTNAFSRKQVHHSIASMTSSAANPNLENGGHNRFYGLASKHSVQTAELQSRQGKAESRRGEIEKLHWVNSNEPGFPSSLKTDIKAKYSLSHFQMPYSENKERNGHSHLGNGPHYDHQTSDLSVQSHSPEDAGKRGEGHSNDMKRHFPTHQSNDHKVSLSRHKDPWVPQEDHRISPLKTPLLHSLAQESRTLAERQPAAMTTGVMSTQDASDVLAASSGKSNRRSDRYATTLRNEILQKRAQLQKSRSAATLTCDAEDEEAEEWRSTKTSTSSGVSFSNTYKDHLKEAQARVLQATSFQRRDLEPLWPEAPVVKSSNGRIRGRKRFLLAKRTHSFSEPDKIDKVGVEGEPQTGSFGERRKFFEAKPAFSRPVLKSSQGTNLNADVGETGKPKERTPTGEPEEAHPSADPNHLSPGLKQVLLEQQRLGTFAEYQATWNNNKKSSEAKTQGRYHSAENILDADAEEKAVCVHERSRSSPSADFYTQNIPSPWREPHRQQGSHTSRGKAESRLRYQPDHSPQSASSVPRNEGPGPGLSDHRPKPDADNPSHTAQSSGPRSLSPSVGSQLPQTKSLLPPPRPHLGPETTSSSQEFLAGAHADPAELQPLSSSDTQHHPIAQKSSAGPTPASSPHLSGMSAADASRGGVENEEEQPQPPSSSSLSSSWTAALSLPEDRVRSPSPQFAPLRLTDKPPAVFVQDDSLLRSEGELKLPAEMNSPARKVPVRIVHAESSSEREGRAYLPQSSESCSTFELPPHIPYLSTAQRPASSLFSTYTRQNHQDSVVPESAQESNSVGAQHSQEDAKREELARDIMGKDKSLVDILDQSGRMTTMDLMEGLFPTEEQILEGALQRRRASSGSRLPTSSPRSMDRREEEDVSVSAAASLVPSSSYYNTSAPKAELLIKMKDMQEQLEEQDSEDELDVDLASKKQELISSLAGKLEVLREARHSLQEDVEDNEALGREVEATVQRLCQPNQHDKFRMFVGDLDKVVSLLLSLSGRLARVENALNSLEEDAPPEEKRTLTEKRKLLMRQHEDAKELKENLDRRERLVFSIMEAHLDAESLDDYRHFVKMKSALIIEQRKLEDKIKLGEEQLKCLVDSLPLEQRPPL; encoded by the exons GAAGAATGATCCGGGCTCGCGGCCCCATACCTGGCACTCCTCCAAGCTGACAGAGGAAGAGTCAGAGCCTGCCAAGAGAGAGGCCACCCCAGCACCAGTGTGGCAGACAAAACATGAAGCAAG GCCCAAAGAGTTGTCTACTCAACGGGACAAGGACACCGCGAATCAGCTAACCAGCCAGTTCAGCTCAGTGAACAACATGGAGAGACTGGAGCGTCCCTCTCATCCCTACCCCCATGGCCATCTTTCACCAACAAAATACACCAGTAGTGCTGAGCCGCTCTGTGGACCAGGAGCCAAAAGGGACTCCGCGTTGAGCTGTTTCTCTAGCAGTACCAGCCCTCCTGTTCATGACTCCAGCACATCTGGTAAGAAGGGCACcaacactgaaaatattttcttcaaGGGTCTTCAGAGTGAAGGGCCTCAGCAGGCCGAGCGCCCCCGGTACCTGCAGCCAACACTGGGGAATGGAGGCTGGGAGGGTTCACGGGCCGAGGAGCAGCCTGCCTCCCGGGTGTCCATTGCAGGCAGACCCACCATCGGTCCAGTATGGCAGGTACCAGAGAAAAAGAAGTCCcagtctcctcctccaccacctcctcccctgCGCAGTGACAGCTTTGCTGCCACAAAGGTGTTCCCTTACTCTGAAGGGCCCAGTGGTCCAGCAAAAAGCAAAGGCAGGTCCATtgaaaaactgacagaaagtAACGATCAGAACAGCCTCAGATGTCAAAAGGAAAAAACCTCAGAGGCCAGACACAGCATCAACCCCGTGCCCACCAGAGACTTCCTCCATCCCAACATGGCAGCTGACCACAACCACAACCAGCTGCACCCCAATAaactcttctctctgtccagcAATGATGTCAGACAGCCTCATTACACCCAAAGACCTGCACACCAGAGGCAGTTCAGTGACGAAAGCCCCCTGTATCTGCAGACCAGATCAGCTCCTTCCACCAAGATTCAGAGTGTAGGAAGTTACTATCGCAGCCTCCAGGATCTGCCCACAAACGCCTTCAGCCGCAAACAGGTCCATCACTCCATAGCATCCATGACAAGTTCTGCTGCAAACCCAAACCTGGAGAACGGGGGGCACAACAGATTTTACGGCCTGGCAAGCAAGCATTCGGTTCAGACTGCCGAGCTTCAGTCCCGGCAGGGCAAAGCAGAGAGTCGGAGGGGGGAAATAGAGAAACTCCACTGGGTAAACAGCAATGAACCGGGCTTTCCAAGTTCCTTGAAGACTGACATTAAGGCAAAGTACTCCCTATCTCACTTCCAGATGCCTTACAGTGAAAATAAGGAGCGCAACGGCCATTCCCATTTGGGGAATGGTCCACATTATGACCACCAAACCTCTGATCTTTCTGTTCAGAGCCACAGCCCAGAGGATGCTGGGAAGAGAGGTGAAGGACACTCTAATGACATGAAGAGACACTTCCCAACACATCAAAGTAATGATCATAAGGTCAGTCTTTCAAGGCACAAAGACCCATGGGTGCCTCAAGAAGATCACAGAATTTCCCCACTGAAAACTCCACTTCTGCACTCCCTGGCCCAGGAGAGTAGGACTCTGGCTGAGAGGCAACCAGCAGCTATGACCACGGGTGTCATGTCCACCCAGGATGCCAGTGACGTCCTGGCCGCCAGCAGTGGAAAATCAAATCGGCGCAGCGACCGTTACGCCACCACCCTCCGCAATGAGATCCTGCAAAAGCGAGCCCAGCTGCAAAAGAGCCGCAGTGCTGCAACCCTGACATGTGatgcagaggatgaggaggcagaggagtggAGATCCACAAAGACTTCTACATCTTCTGGTGTCTCCTTCTCCAACACCTACAAGGACCACCTGAAAGAGGCACAGGCCAGGGTCCTCCAGGCTACCTCCTTCCAAAGACGAGACCTTGAGCCTCTTTGGCCAGAGGCACCGGTAGTTAAAAGCTCCAATGGACGCATTAGAGGACGTAAGCGTTTCCTCCTGGCCAAGAGGACGCACTCCTTCTCAGAGCCTGATAAAATAGACAAAGTTGGAGTGGAGGGAGAACCTCAAACAGGTTCTTTCGGGGAGCGGAGGAAGTTCTTTGAGGCCAAACCGGCATTTTCCAGGCCTGTGCTGAAGTCCAGTCAGGGTACAAATTTAAATGCAGATGTTGGTGAGACAGGCAAACCCAAAGAGAGAACTCCCACTGGAGAGCCTGAGGAGGCTCACCCATCCGCAGACCCCAACCACCTCAGCCCTGGACTTAAGCAGGTCTTACTTGAACAACAAAGGCTGGGGACCTTCGCTGAGTACCAGGCCACCTGGAACAATAACAAGAAGTCATCAGAGGCCAAAACACAGGGGAGGTATCACTCAGCAGAGAACATCTTGGATGCAGATGCCGAGGAGAAGGCTGTGTGCGTCCACGAGAGATCCCGATCTTCTCCTTCTGCAGACTTCTATACACAG AATATTCCTTCACCATGGAGAGAGCCTCACAGGCAGCAGGGCAGTCACACCAGCAG AGGAAAAGCTGAGAGCAGGCTGCGATACCAGCCGGACCACAGCCCACAGTCGGCCTCGTCAGTCCCCAGAAACGAGGGCCCGGGCCCAGGCCTCAGTGACCACAGGCCCAAACCAGACGCTGACAATCCCTCCCACACCGCACAATCCTCAGGCCCTCGCAGCCTCAGCCCCAGCGTTGGCTCCCAGCTTCCACAAACCAAGAGCCTCCTGCCGCCGCCCAGGCCCCATTTAGGCCCAGAAACCACATCCTCCTCCCAGGAATTCCTCGCTGGCGCCCATGCAGACCCGGCAGAGCTCCAGCCTCTGTCCAGCTCTGACACCCAGCATCATCCAATTGCCCAGAAGTCCTCCGCCGGCCCCACTCCAGCCAGCTCGCCTCACCTCAGCGGGATGTCTGCAGCAGACGCGAGCAGAGGAGGTGTAGAAAACGAAGAGGAACAACCGCAGccaccttcctcttcatccctgtcctcctcctggaCAGCCGCTTTGTCTCTTCCTGAAGATCGAGTCCGGTCTCCCTCGCCACAGTTTGCACCACTGAGACTGACGGACAAACCGCCGGCCGTGTTCGTGCAGGATGACTCACTGCTCAG GTCAGAAGGTGAACTGAAACTCCCTGCAGAGATGAACAGTCCGGCAAGAAAAGTCCCTGTGAGGATCGTCCACGCTGAGAGCAGCTCGGAGCGAGAGGGCAGGGCCTACCTGCCTCAGAGCAGCGAGTCCTGCAGCACCTTCGAGCTGCCGCCCCACATCCCTTACCTGAGCACCGCACAGCGCCCCGCCTCGTCCCTGTTCAGCACCTACACCCGCCAGAACCATCAAGACTCTGTGGTCCCGGAGTCAGCCCAAGAGTCGAATTCAGTGGGGGCTCAGCATTCACAGGAGGACGCCAAAAGGGAGGAGCTGGCCAGGGACATTATGGGTAAAGACAAGTCCCTGGTGGACATTCTGGACCAGAGTGGCAGGATGACCACCATGGACCTGATGGAAGGACTCTTCCCCACAGAGGAGCAGATCCTGGAGGGGGCTCTCCAGCGCAGGAGGGCCTCCTCTGGCTCCAGGCTGCCCACCTCATCCCCCAGGAGCATGGACAG gagggaggaggaggatgtgtctgtatcagcagcagcctccctGGTCCCTAGCTCCTCCTACTACAACACATCTGCTCCCAAAGCCGAGCTCCTCATCAAGATGAAGGACAtgcaagagcagctggaggagcaggacTCTGAGGACGAGCTGGACGTCGACCTCGCCAGTAAAAAG CAAGAGCTGATCTCCAGCCTGGCGGGGAAGCTGGAGGTGCTGCGGGAGGCACGGCACAGTCTGCAGGAGGACGTGGAGGATAACGAGGCTCTGGGTCGCGAGGTGGAGGCCACCGTGCAGCGCCTCTGTCAGCCCAACCAGCACGACAAGTTCCGCATGTTTGTGGGCGACCTGGACAAGGTGGTGAGCCTGCTGCTGTCGCTGTCGGGGCGGCTCGCTCGGGTGGAGAATGCCCTCAACAGCCTGGAGGAGGACGCTCCGCCAGAGGAGAAG CGAACCCTGACAGAGAAGCGCAAGCTGCTGATGCGGCAGCACGAGGATGCcaaggagctgaaggagaacCTGGACCGCCGTGAGCGGCTGGTTTTCAGCATCATGGAGGCCCACCTGGACGCAGAGAGTCTGGACGACTACCGCCACTTTGTGAAGATGAAGTCGGCCCTCATCATCGAGCAGCGTAAACTAGAGGACAAGATCAAGCTGGGCGAGGAGCAGCTGAAGTGCCTGGTGGACAGTCTGCCTCTGGAGCAGAGGCCGCCGCTCTGA